GGGCTCGCACAAATTGAAGCTGGTGAGACCGTGGAGATTCGTCAGGTTGACCAGTTTGTTGCTCGTACCGCTGAATTGCGTGAGCTTGCAGTGGGGCACCTCATTCGCCTCAAAGAAATGGAAAAAGACGGCCAGAAACAAGTCGATCCGCGTCTGCTTTCCATCTTTATGGCAGAGGAAATGAACCTGTTGCTCGATTCTGACCAGATTATCAGCGAGTGGCAGGAACAGGGCAGTGACTTCCAGCAGATCAACCCGGTGGTCGCCGAATTAAATACTCTGGAGGCTGGGGCTGAGCAAGCCAATTTGCCTGATATGGCAGGACTCAGTGCGCAGCTTAGAACCCTATACGAGCAAGCGCAGGCCGGCCAACAACCCCTTAATGAAGATTATTTTGCGATTCTTTCGGCGGGTCACAATGCCTTGTTGGACATGGTAGATGCAGTGGCAGCGGGTCAGAATGTAGTGGCGCCACCGGAAGAAATTACATCGGCCTTGGCATCCTTGATTCACAACGGTTCTTTATTGCCAGCCATGCATCCCGAAACTGAAAGCGTGGCACCCGAAGCTGTTAGCGAACTGCCACTAGAGGCTGAAGCAGAGGAAAAAGACAGCGCTGATGAAGAGCTGGTTATCGATTTCGATACGCCTCTGCCCAGCAATGTCATTACCGGCGATTTTTCTGGTGCCGCTCCCCCTGCGGAGAGCAGAGATTCGGTTGAACTTGTCGATGAAGACCCTTACGGGGAATTCCATATTCAATCTGAAGATGACAGCGGCGATGAAGCTCTGGATCTCCACCTTGAAGATGAACACGAACACCTGGAAAGCCACGATAGCCTCGATTCCGGTATGGAGTTGATCGAGGAAGAGGACGATGGCAGTGAATTCGAGTCGGAACTCACGCTTGATGATGTCTCGGTAGACCTGTCATTACCTTCTGAGGAAGAATTGCAAAGCCCCTTAGCCGATTTACCGCTTGTCGATCAAGAAGAGGCCAGCGAAGAAGACAATGAATTGTCGCTGGCTTCCGATGAGCAGTTGCCGGAAATCGAGATCAGTGAGGATGAATTCAGCTTTGAATCCCCTGTTGCCGAGGAGCCCCTGAGTGATGCGCAATCTGAAGATGAGCTGTTGTTTGAGCAACCATCAGCAGAGGAGTTGTCGTTTGAGCTGACAGACACCGAAGAGCCAATTGTTGAACAGACATTCTCTGACGATGTTTCGTCTGGCGACGAGCAAATCGTGCCGCCCGTCGACTCAGTGTCCCCATCAGAGCTGCCGGATACCGAAGAACCACCCGCCGTTGCAGTTAGCGGGCTGCTCGATCCGATCGACGTTAATGACGAAGACTTTGATCAGGATATCCTGGAAATATTCCTCGAAGAGGCCGAGGAGCTCATAGAGCAGCTGGATGAGGCGGTACACACCTGGGAAGGCGATTGGGGGGATCTCTCTCAGGCCGAAGAAATCAAGCGTGTGCTACACACCCTCAAGGGGGGCGCCCGTCTGGCGGGTATGGCCAATCTAGGTGAACTCACCCACAACTATGAAAGTTTCCTGATTGCCTCCGATCTAAGCACCGTCGATGACCCTTTCTTTCAGAAAATGCACGGTTTTCAAGATCAGGTGCTCAGCGGCGTGCGCGCTATCCAAACATTTATGTCTGGCGATATGCAATCGGCAGAAGCATCTGCGGTTGTTACAGACGAGCCTGTAATACCGGATACTGATACTGCTACTTCCGAGCCGCAATTCAGTGAGGCGGCTCAAACGGATACCCTTCCGAGCGGTACCGCGGCCGAATCCAACATTGTACCCTTCGCCCCCAAACCAAAGTCGCAGGATCAAGGCGAATTCAGCATGCCGACTGTGGGTGGTGGGGGCGGCCAGGCTGCAGTTCGCAAGCCCAGCGGCCCTCAAGAGGTGGTTAAGGTTGCAGCCGACCTTCTGGAAGAATTGGTAAACCTCGCCGGCGAAACCTCAATTAACCGCGCCCGAATCGAACAGCAGGTTAACGACTTTTCTAATTCGCTCGACGACATAGACGCTACCCTATTCCGCTTGCAGGAACAACTGCGTCGTTTGGATATTGAAACGGAAGCGCAGGTGCTGTTCCGTCAGGAGCAAATGGCCGCGCACGAAGAGTTCGACCCATTGGAAATGGACCGCTACTCTCAGTTGCAACAGTTGTCGCGCTCGCTGATTGAATCTGCGTCAGACCTTATCGACTTACGGCAAACCCTTACCGATAACATTCGCGATACAGAAACCTTGCTGCTGCAGCAGTCCCGCATCAATACCACACTGCAGGAAGGTTTGATGCGCTCGCGCATGGTGCCCTTCTCGCGTCTGGTGCCACGCTTGCGCCGTATCGTGCGTCAGGTTGCTGGCGAACTTGGTAAAAACGTCAGTTTCGAACTGGACAACGTCGAAGGTGAATTGGATCGTTCCGTTTTGGAACGCATGGTGCCGCCGCTTGAACACATGCTTCGCAATGCGGTGGACCACGGTATTGAAACCCCCGAGAAACGCGCCGAAGCGGGTAAATCGGAAACCGGTCGTATCGTCTTAACGTTGGGTCGCGAGGGTGGCGATGTAATTTTGCGTCTCGCCGACGATGGCCGTGGTGTTGACTTGCGTCGCGTGCGCGAGAAAGCCATTGAGCGGGGTTTAATGACCGCCGACGCGGAACTGAGCGATTTCGATATTATGCAGTTTATTCTGCATGCCGGTTTCAGTACCGCCGAAAAAGTCACTCAGATTTCCGGTCGTGGTGTTGGGATGGATGTGGTGACCTCTGAAATAAAGGGCCTCGGTGGTTCAGTAACGATCAACTCAAAATGGGGTAAGGGTACCGAGATTATTGTACGTCTGCCGTTTACGGTTTCGGTCAACCGCGCCCTGATGGTAGAGATCGGCCAGGATATCTACGCGATTCCGCTGAACACTATCGAAGGTATTGTGCGTGTAAGCCCATTTGAGCTGGAGCATTACTACACCACCGAAGAAGCGCGTTTCGAATATGCCGGCGAAAATTATCAGGTGCGTTATTTGGGGTCTATGTTGAATGCCGAATTATTGCCGCAGCTCGATGGCCATGCTCTGCCACTGCCGGTGCTGCTGGTGCGCTCTGCTGAAAATACCATGGCCGTGCAGGTTGATAACCTGTTGGGTAGCCGTGAAGTGGTTGTGAAGAGCCTCGGTAGCCAATTTAATGCGGTGCAGGGCCTTTCCGGTGCTACGCTGATGGGTGACGGTAGTGTGGTTGTTATTCTCGATCCCCACGCTCTGATGCGTAAGGAAATGGCCAACGCCAATATCATCGAAATGAAATTGCGCGAAGAATTGGCACCAGTCGAAGTTCCTGACGATACGCCAAAAACGGTTATGGTGGTGGATGATTCGGTTACCGTGCGTAAGGTAACCAGCCGCTTTCTGGAACGTGAAGGCTTTAATGTAATAACCGCAAAAGACGGTGTCGACGCCCTGCGTATTCTGCAGGAAGAAATTCCTGATTTGATGTTGCTCGATATCGAAATGCCGCGAATGGACGGCTTTGAAGTTGCGAAGAATGTGCGTAACAGTAGCCGATTGAATCATCTACCGATCATTATGATCACCTCCCGGACGGGAGAAAAGCACAGGGAGCATGCGATGAGTCTGGGTGTTAATAATTATCTTGGTAAGCCCTACCAAGAAGATCTTTTGCTATCCAGCATTGCCGAACTGCTGGTTCCGGCAAGCGGAGGATAAGAATTTTGGCCACCGAAGCCCTGCAATTTGGGTTGTTGGCCGATTCTCAAGCACAACTGACTGATCTCGCGCAGTTAGTGGAAGCTTGTGGGCATCGTGTTGCTGTGAGTCTGCAGGCCCTTTCAGGCGCGCTACAGGTCGAGCTGCCCGAAGTCGATGCCTGGGTAGTACGCCTTAATCTTCAAGAAGACAGTGCTCTGGCATTCGTGGAGCGACTCGAAAGCCAGGATGTGCCGGTTATTTACGACGATATCGAAAGTTACGGCAAGTTGGGGCTCAATGAACGTGTTAACCGTTTTTCGGCAAAGCTTCAGGTGTGTGCAGGTGCAGGTGGTAAAGACGAAGGGCGCCGCGCTGAAGAGATCTGGGTGCTCGCCGCATCTACCGGCGGACCAGAAGCGGTAGCTACGTTTTTTAGACACCTACCCGACGAATTAGACGGTGTCGCATTTATATACGTACAACATATCAACCCAGAAATTAGCATAAGTCTGAAAAAAGCCTTATTGCTAAATACCCGCTGGCAGGTGGTTACCTGTGAGCGCTCCCGGGTGTTACGCGAGCGCAGTATTTATGTAGTGCCGCCCGACAATCAGGTGGAAATTTACGACAGTGGCGTGATTGCGCCAAACTCGACAGCCTGGTTGGGCGCCTACCGGCCGTCGGCCGATCAGGTGATGGCACGCGTCGCCCGGAAGTTTGCGGCGCGCAGTGGAGCCATTGTGTTCTCCGGTATGGGCGATGACGGTTCAAAAAGTTGTACCTATATGCGGCGTCTGGGCGGCGTAATCTGGGCTCAGTTACCGGATACCTGCGCAGTGGATTCCATGCCGGTGTCAGCCATTAAAACGGGCATGGTCAGTTATCAGGGGTCTCCGGAACGCCTGGCAAAGCAGTTTGTTTATGGCCGACATATGCCACCAAAGGCAGCCAATCGGTAAATTT
The DNA window shown above is from Alteromonadaceae bacterium 2753L.S.0a.02 and carries:
- a CDS encoding chemosensory pili system protein ChpA (sensor histidine kinase/response regulator); the encoded protein is MSEKRNFAALDWVIDEISETLKDARQALEAFVEDSKDSTKMRFCLTYIHQVHGSLQMVEFHGASLLAEEMEHLAQALMESKVTSVPEAQEVLMRSLLQLPTYLDHVKAQKEDNPGLVLPLLNDLRAVRNQSYLSETNLFSPDLQMVNELHGSRHPITSDKTKLQQVLKKLREMYQFAAASVLRGIKVEENLVYLDKVFSRLEALTVGTACYPIWEVSAALIEGLLRDDIELSVAVRGLLRHLARELRVMGEKAPGALDFPPRESLLKNLLYYVARAEAGGKKINRVKARYNLDNALLDGVTIGDSNDKETLSAPDPEAIRSVVVALNEEINTIKHALDLCISGHGVPEDLREVLPVVKRVADTLAVLGIGDLRKQVNAQTEVITQLSEQNSFDEDSLMGVAGKIIEIEHRLEAIAKVVGTNRDLASVNEREIEIDQAKVTVIKECQHGLEQAKDAIVEYISSKWDSSHLLNVGSLLHDIRGGLEMIPLVRPANILDRCAAYIQEKLINGEAQPSWQSLDTLADAIASVEYYLERLLDDMEGDPDSLLDVAEQSVASLGYPLSGLPAGVAPLESAPLGEPEVTQSSAAAELVSNSEERVEQSVPGDGSAEEPAIEVSEPVAPTATVSLDSISVVDDEDDDLEDSDIDDEIVEIFIEEAGEVRETLDEYFPQWRSNQQDQDSLVVIRRAFHTLKGSGRMVEAHDIGELAWSIENMLNRVIDNTVSVGPPHAHIITLVLHLLPVLVEAFANKKKNPQKPLTEQYMAWAQSISEGNIPPELAAVPAGDSPALPDLSVRGTAALTPPVAAETPAAAELDDEDNENLVLWEIFSSEAQTHLATMEAFIAAMEADAPLYSPPSDDFQRALHTLKGSAKMAQVTQIAAMAEPLEGFAKELISFQEDINEDILQLYRDCVAYTREGLAQIEAGETVEIRQVDQFVARTAELRELAVGHLIRLKEMEKDGQKQVDPRLLSIFMAEEMNLLLDSDQIISEWQEQGSDFQQINPVVAELNTLEAGAEQANLPDMAGLSAQLRTLYEQAQAGQQPLNEDYFAILSAGHNALLDMVDAVAAGQNVVAPPEEITSALASLIHNGSLLPAMHPETESVAPEAVSELPLEAEAEEKDSADEELVIDFDTPLPSNVITGDFSGAAPPAESRDSVELVDEDPYGEFHIQSEDDSGDEALDLHLEDEHEHLESHDSLDSGMELIEEEDDGSEFESELTLDDVSVDLSLPSEEELQSPLADLPLVDQEEASEEDNELSLASDEQLPEIEISEDEFSFESPVAEEPLSDAQSEDELLFEQPSAEELSFELTDTEEPIVEQTFSDDVSSGDEQIVPPVDSVSPSELPDTEEPPAVAVSGLLDPIDVNDEDFDQDILEIFLEEAEELIEQLDEAVHTWEGDWGDLSQAEEIKRVLHTLKGGARLAGMANLGELTHNYESFLIASDLSTVDDPFFQKMHGFQDQVLSGVRAIQTFMSGDMQSAEASAVVTDEPVIPDTDTATSEPQFSEAAQTDTLPSGTAAESNIVPFAPKPKSQDQGEFSMPTVGGGGGQAAVRKPSGPQEVVKVAADLLEELVNLAGETSINRARIEQQVNDFSNSLDDIDATLFRLQEQLRRLDIETEAQVLFRQEQMAAHEEFDPLEMDRYSQLQQLSRSLIESASDLIDLRQTLTDNIRDTETLLLQQSRINTTLQEGLMRSRMVPFSRLVPRLRRIVRQVAGELGKNVSFELDNVEGELDRSVLERMVPPLEHMLRNAVDHGIETPEKRAEAGKSETGRIVLTLGREGGDVILRLADDGRGVDLRRVREKAIERGLMTADAELSDFDIMQFILHAGFSTAEKVTQISGRGVGMDVVTSEIKGLGGSVTINSKWGKGTEIIVRLPFTVSVNRALMVEIGQDIYAIPLNTIEGIVRVSPFELEHYYTTEEARFEYAGENYQVRYLGSMLNAELLPQLDGHALPLPVLLVRSAENTMAVQVDNLLGSREVVVKSLGSQFNAVQGLSGATLMGDGSVVVILDPHALMRKEMANANIIEMKLREELAPVEVPDDTPKTVMVVDDSVTVRKVTSRFLEREGFNVITAKDGVDALRILQEEIPDLMLLDIEMPRMDGFEVAKNVRNSSRLNHLPIIMITSRTGEKHREHAMSLGVNNYLGKPYQEDLLLSSIAELLVPASGG
- a CDS encoding chemosensory pili system protein ChpB (putative protein-glutamate methylesterase), with product MATEALQFGLLADSQAQLTDLAQLVEACGHRVAVSLQALSGALQVELPEVDAWVVRLNLQEDSALAFVERLESQDVPVIYDDIESYGKLGLNERVNRFSAKLQVCAGAGGKDEGRRAEEIWVLAASTGGPEAVATFFRHLPDELDGVAFIYVQHINPEISISLKKALLLNTRWQVVTCERSRVLRERSIYVVPPDNQVEIYDSGVIAPNSTAWLGAYRPSADQVMARVARKFAARSGAIVFSGMGDDGSKSCTYMRRLGGVIWAQLPDTCAVDSMPVSAIKTGMVSYQGSPERLAKQFVYGRHMPPKAANR